Part of the Quercus lobata isolate SW786 chromosome 6, ValleyOak3.0 Primary Assembly, whole genome shotgun sequence genome, AGGTTTCTTGGCATAATGATTTTTAACCATCATGTCAAAAGATAGATGTAATTAGGATGgggatttacaaaaaaaataaaaaatcctaggATGGGGATCACTAAATTAGAAGGGaattaaaatttctaattttctatgTTAAGTCATCGGAcataggggtgtcaatgttcaaCCTAACCCGCGAATACGACatgaacccgacacgagttattGCGGGTTAGGGTTTGGCCataatgggtttgggttataAACGGGTCGACTcgaaagcgacacgataagaaacagGTCATTAGCAAGTCAACCCGCGTAACTTGGAATAAACAtgtttgacacgccaatttatttgtgtcaacttgaaatgacccatttaacacaacccatttaattcgtataacaaataaatatttattttattttagatttgtcaaataccttttatatccaacatatattgtaaatttaaaaagaaaagtgaataattacaaaaacttacaaaggatataattggaaattgaaactctaCAAATCCTAGATCTCTAATCCTTACTGTGGGGGCCGGTTAATCACTGAAattattaaagtcaagttaattgggcctgtggcccatccgaggatgcaaaTCTGTCTGAGGAGGCTCGTATCAGATTGTAGGGATAACCAAACGAAAGGAAGAGTGAATATCATGAAAAatgagttcagtattcgtccgaggacaaaatccttctcggcaatatgagTCCAAGGACGACCAGAATACCACCTTGTTACAAACGTACTTCGGAGCTACGTCACCACTAAAGATGGGATAagggaccaagggtaagaaagagaaggcaaacaaatatctataacaacagttgcctccgcattaattgcctctcaaccaactctctggtcacattaatgtggaggtgatgtatgaacagtgatgaagcaacCTTACAGCTGCTAGTAGGAAGTTCTAGAAGGTattagatgggacagaaagagatcccctgaacccaacctacacgtgtgtggtgaagatggtatgaagagggcagtatataacatgaaagaaaagcATGCAGAGAGGGAtcagaacataaaaaaaaaaaaaaaacacaaagaacattcAGGAAAAAAGCTTAGAAGCCAAGGAACTGTGCTtgtttcaaagaaaaactaattgTTATATCGATGCTAATCCGTCTATAAACGTGAGGTTGAATCGTTTCACTTTTAagagttaacctagttcttgaacacccacgctctacaaattttattgtttgggcctttaacatacgaacccaataccagtttgAGATCTTTataaattgagtccttacaattggcgtcgtctgtgggaagagtTTGATTTAACTTAAAAGAGCTCCGGTGCAATGTTTATGATGGAGGAAGCAGGTCCACATCACTACACGGCGGGATCACATCAGGAAGATGCCAACCCGCACTAGGTAGAGTCCAGGGGCTTCTAGCATGGTAATCCCCATCGGAGTCCCGAACGGAGAGAAGGCCATGAGGGGAGTGTGCGCACAACTCATACAACCAAAAGTCACTCTCATGGGAAGAGTCATGTCTCCCATGCAAAGGATGAAGGGAACTTGCAGCGTGAGATTGCCGAATTAAAGAGAGAGTTGCGTCATGTCCGGGGAGAACACTCCCCACCTTGCTCCGAACCATCATCCGAGGAGTCGGATGGAGCTAGTTATAGGCAGAGGTCAAGAACTCCGCCCagtgagactttctcctatgaagaggagcatGGCCATCGACATAGGCACAGAAGCTCAcctagcaggggcttgggtaacaatgccatgaacaaagcatTGAGCCAAGTTTCCAAATCACCCTTCACGAGGAATATAGAAGATGCAATTCTTCCTCAGCGATTCCACCAGCCTACGTTCACCCTATATGATGGCCGGTCAAACCCAGTAAAACATGTTAGCCATTTAGCCAGAAAATGGCTATCTACTCTAGGGATGAGGTGTTGATGTGTAAGGTTTTTCCATCAAGTTTGGGTCtggtggcgatgagatggttcaacggcTTAAAGGCCAATTCTATTGAGTCCTTCAAAAAGCTGACCCGGGCTTTTAGCGCTCGCTTTATCACATGCAGCAGGGTTCCTCGGTCTTTGGGATCCTTGCTGACTATGTCCATGCGAGAGGGCAAGATTCTCAAAACttattcggataggtactgggaaatgtttaatgaaatagaagGAGAGTACGATGATGTGGCCATAAGTGCTTTCAAAGTTGGCCTCCCAGCCGATCAtgatttaaggaaatccctGGCGGGTAAACCGGTTACCAATGTACACCAGTTGATGGACAGGATTGATAAGTACAGAAGAGTGGAGGAGGATTAACttcaagggaaaggaaaggctaaggtaatccctcaggagatgagggatttcaggttGGATCGTTATAATAATAACCGACCCCGGAAGGACTTCGTCGGGCAGTCGGGTTTTGCGGACACCCAGGTGGTTAATGCAGTGTTTCGGGATGCGGtgcagcaggttttggagaagataaagaatgaaCCCTTTTTCAAATGGTCGAACAAGATGGAGGGAGAGCCTAGGAAATGCAACCCGAACCTATATTGCCACTATCATTaggatcatgggcacacgacggaaaattgcaaaaatttatgggaccatctggaacagttggtccgagaagggaaattaaagcaattcttgcatcattccagtggtAAGGCAAGCCAAGCAGGCTCGGAGATGCGTGGGGATGCTTCTTCAAGGCTCCCTCTTGGTACGAACAACGTTATCTTTGCTGCCCTagggaggactggatcttgcccttCCAGGGTACTGTCGGTGTATCGGCCTCCGGTCGAGGATCATGGCCAAGTGTCGAAGAGAGGCAGGGTGGACATCCCTTTGATTCTGGGCTTTTCGGATGAGGACAAGATTGGgaccatacagccccatgatgatgctctgGTGGTCACGCTAAGGATTGGTGGGTACGATGTCAAAAAGGTGATGGTAGATCAGGGTAGCGCTATGGATATAATGTACTCAGATTTGCATAAAGGGCTAGGTCTGAAGCCAGAGGACTTAACAGCTTACAGCTCCCCTCTagtgagttttgagggaaggatggTCGCTCTGACAGGATTGATCAGGCTACTAGTGCAAGCCGGAatggatgtggtggaggtggactttattGTCGTAGACGTTTTTTCTCCATACACGGCTATTAtaggcagaccttggcttcataccTTGGGAGCGGTCTCATCTACtctgcatcagaaggtgaagtacccatcagaaggtgaagtacccatctgAAGGCCAAGCATTAGAGATAGTGGGAAGCCAAGTGGCAGCTCGACAATGCCTAGTAGCGGCTATACAAGATCGACCAAAGATAGAGACCTCGGCTAGAGCCGATAATGAATTATAGCAATTAAAACCCCCAGCATTACCCTTAGATATGTCAGCCGACAAGGTAAGATGTGAAGACTTGGAGAGGGTAACTGTTACTGATGATTCGGAAAAATTCTTCCAGGTTGGGGTTAAGATGCCTTTGCAAGAGAAGGAGAGGTTACTGGAATTCCTCCGAGCAAATGTAGACGTGTTTGCATGGAACCTGTATTAAGCTCCGGGTGTGgacctaaattttatttgtcatcGACTCAACATGAAGCCCTCTGTTGTTCCCAAGAGACAGCCACCTCGacgaccatcgaaagagcaCGCCAAGGCTGTCAGGAGTGAGGTGGCCAAGCTTAAGCAGGATGGGGctattaaagaaattttttatccTCACTGGTTGGCCAATACGatggtggtaaaaaagaagacaagaaagtggcgagtgtgcgtggacttcacagacctcAATAAGGCTTGTCCCAAAGATCCATTTCCCATGCCGAAgatagaccagttggtggatgcaactgtGGGTCatcctaggatgagtttcttagatgccttccaaggatatcaccaaataccgctaGCATCGGACGATCAGGAGAAGACTACTTTGTCACCCCTATtggaaactaccattacaaaATGATGCCTTTCGATTTGAAAAACGCCGGATCTACCTACGAacggatgatgactaaaatgttcgaACCATAACTAGGCAGGAacattgaagtttatatcgatgacaTGGTAATGAAGAGTAAAGTGATGTCCAAGCATGTGGAAGATCTCGCGAATATCTTCAGAATACTGAGAAAACATAAGTTGCGCTTGAATGCTTcaaagtgctcctttggtgtaggctccaggaagttcttggggtacatggtgacacatagaggaattgaagtgaacccagatcagattaaggccatcaacgatttacaagcacctcggaatccaaaGGAGGTGCAGAAATTAACTGGAatgactgctgcgttgaacCGGTTTATCTCCAGGTCAGCCGAGAGGTGTCGTCCCTTTTTCCGTCTATTGCATAAGTGGCAAGGATTtcaatggaccgaggagtgtgctaTGGCGTTCCAACAGTTGAAGGAATACCTGTCCAGaccgcctatcatgtctagtcctAAGGTGGATGAGGTATTGTTTGCTTATCTGGCAGTTGCCCACCATGCAATCAGTTTCGTCTTAATACGAGAAGACAGTAGCGTCCAAAGGCCAGTTTACTATGTAAGCAAGTCCCTTCATGAGGCCGAAGTGAGGTACTTGTCATTGGAAAAAGCCATCTtggcggtggtccatgcaacacgcaaacttctgcattactttcaagcccatactgTGGTTATCTTGACCCAGTTACCTCTCAAGTCCATACTAAGAAGTGCAAACTACACCAGAAAaattgctaaatggggcacaATTCTAGGTGCTTTCgatatcaagtatatgcctcgcACATCTGTGAAAGGCCAAGTCCTTGCCGATCTGGTAGCCGAGTTCGCCGAGTGCCCAGAAGAAGTTAATATGAAGCAAGacaacatggatgaaaaattggTTGGCCTAATATCCACACAAGGCGGATCCTCTTGGAGggtatacgtggatggggcAGCAAGCCAATAGGGAGCAGGATTGGGATTAGTTTTGATATcccccgaagaggtcatcattgAGAAGTCCTTGAGGTTAggattctcggctactaacaacGAGGTGGAGTACGAAGTTTTGTTGATGGGAATGAAtatggtccagaaaatgggCGGGAAGATAGCAGAATTATTCTCGGATTCAAGGTTGGTAGTCAGCCAAGTGAAAGGAGAGCTGGAGGCCCGAGGTTCGAGAATGCAGGGGTATTTGAGCCAAGTTAGGCATATGCAAACGAAGTTTGAGTCTTTCGACTTATCGCATATCCCCCGAGGTGAAAATACTCACGCCGATTCCTTggcaacccttgccacctcctcggtACGGAATTTTCCTCGGCTGATCATCGTTGAAGATTTGCATACCCCCACCTCACCAGAAAATGACGTTCGCCAAGTCTATCAAGCCAGTCTAGTGCCGAGCTGAATGGATCCCATATTGAAATTCCTTGAAGGTGACATCTTGCCCAAAGAGAAagtggaagctgagaaaatacggaggaaagctcctcggttctggTTATTTGAGGACAAAAAGTTATAcagacggtccttctctgggccgtATCTACTCTGTGTACATCTTGAGACGTCAGAGTCAATCCTAGAAGAGCTGCATGAAggtatttgtggaagtcatacaggGGGAAGGTCCCTATCACACCGGGCCATCacacaaggatattggtggccaaacaTGCAGAAGGAAGCACATGAGCatgttagaaaatgtgaccAGTATCAAAGATTCGCTCCAAACGTCCACCAGCCAAGAGGAACTCTTAACCCTCTctccagcccttggccttttgctcaatgggggctggacattgtcggcccttttcctaaagttTTAGGAAACAAAAAGTATATGTTGGTTGGTacagattacttcactaaatgggtcgaAACTGAACCCTTGGCTAACATCAGAGATGTAGATGTTAAGAAGTTTATTTGGAGGAATATTGTCACGCAATTTGGAACTCCCCGTACACTTGTCTCGGATAACGGACTTCAACTTGCTAGCAAGGCCTTTAGGCAGTACTGTTCAGACTTGGGTATAaaaaacagatattccactcaggcttatcctcaagggaatgggcaagctgaagctgttaacatgGTAATAGTCAATGGACTTAAAAAGAGACTGGATGATGCAAAAAGAAAATGGGTAGAAGAATTGCCACATGTTCTCTGAACCTATCGAACAACGCCCCGACGTTCAACGGGGGAGACTCCattttccatgacctatggagccgaggcCATCATCCCTCTAGAAACTAgattcccaacgttaaggacCAGTACATTTTCCTTTAACAGTAACGATGGGATGTTGGAGAAAAGTTTAGATTTAATcgaagaacgaagggagagtGCAATGGTCCAGTTGGCTTATTACCAGCATAAACTCAAGTAAGGCTATGATAGTAATGTGAAGTTGAGGCCACTAGCCGTgggagatctggtgctgaggaAAGTTCTGGGGACCACCAAGAATCCGGCTTGGGGAAAATTGGGGCTTAATTAGGAAGGGCATTATTGGATTACTTTAGTAGCCGGAATAGGGGCCTATTATctggaagacctagatgaaaaagctgtacttcatccttggaatgtaaataatctcaagaggtattattattaataaaagtattccagtttgagtttttcttttaatttatgttaACCATGCATCCTTTTCCCACATTTTATGATATGAAttgaagtgttaaacaaaaactaagttatgtcaggtcctcgaatcacaaacttagtggaaattaacacccTATGATATGAATTGatgtgttaaacagaaactaagttatgtcaggtccttgGATCACAAACTTAGTAGAAATTAACACCCTATGATACGAattgaagtgttaaacagaaactaagttatgtcaggttctcAGATCAtgaacttagtggaaattaataccctatgataCGAattgaagtgttaaacagaaactaagttatgtcaggttcttGGATTACAAATTTAGTAGAAATTAACACCCTATGGTATGAattgaagtgttaaacagaaattaagttatgtcAAGTCTTCGGATCAcaagcttagtggaaattaacacccTATGGTATGAACTGAAGCCTTAAATAAGACTCTATGAATATTATTTAATGCATAATTGAAGTACTGAAGACCCAATTTCATTCAACCTTTGAACTTTCTATAAAGTGTCAATTGATTAGAAAGAATACGTACGTATCCAAAATGTCTTCCTAAGTCCTCGCAGTATTAATGATTATCATCCATTTTTAATCGCCAATTAGTGATATTTATAAGTAATACTTCCCCATGCAAACAAAAGATAGTCGAAATGAACCCATCCAAATTACAATAACACAGTGAACGAGTACgaaaataatataaagcaaCAATAGCGGTAAGAAAATAAACATAGGaatccttacaaaatttctaattagattacaaaacaagtcctattttttcaatttaaattggATCTTCGGGGCCTGGCTGGCTGGTTTGTCCGCCTTCGAGGTGGTGATTTCCTCTTTATCCTTAGAAGCTCCCCCAACTGGCAAGACCGTGGAAGCTAAATCCTGTTGAAAACTTTGGGAGGCCACCTCTACCTTAGAAGCAGTTGCAGTCTTGTCCGAGGAAACTTCTGGAGGGGCAATACTCCTTTTAGCTGGTTCTAGCTGGCCAGGAGGAGGAAGACTTGGAGGCAAAACCTCTTCATTGGGATTAACGATTGAGGGAGTGGCTTCAGCTTAATGGGTTAGAGGAGCTGAGGGGTGGATCGCCTTAGGATAGAATACATTCTCTGGCCTCCGTAACTCAgatgaagcctcaaccccagctcggTTAAGGGCCTCATCCCAAGTTTTGGCACAGTAGATGTAGCATACCACTGGAACCTCGGCTCTCAAAGCCTCCTCAGTCTCAGCTATACCGGCCTCATAGCCTCTCTGCTCAGCTTTATTCATTGCCTATTCGGCCTTGGTCTTTTTTTTCTCGGCTTCCTCCCTGGACTTTTTAGCTTGCTTCTTCAGCTTTTGGGTTTCCTCCAAGTGCTTCCTATGGGCTACAGACTGTTCCCGAGCCTTCTTCAGTTTGGCATTCGCCTCAGGCAAGTGGTTCCCCTGGTCCTCGGCCTGCTTTTGATAGCCTTCCAGGGCCGACTCAGTGCTCTTGCGAGCTTGTTCCTCAGCCAATAACTTTTTCTTCGCATCGGCCAAGTCCTGTACGGATTTGGACAAAGTCTATACAGCCATTGCCCGTTTCTTCCTTTCATCATCTAACTGATCAGAGCAGATATTGAACATCTCATccagcttgaaagtattttggataatCTGTATGGAAGAGGTTAACACTATAGTCAATAAAAGTACATATTAGTGAATAGTGATcacagaaagaaaaaagaaaagagtcagcttcttaccatgcccaagtctCTTTTATTGTTGAggatgagttcattcttcctcacattctcTATTTCGGCCATATCTTTTAGGAGCAacaaggcctcctctatggccgaggctatGTGACACCCTATGTCGCCGTTGAAGTCTTTTATAGATGCGTCATCTCGTAAGGGCTCCCCGCCGTACATAGGTGCTGGCAACCATGCTTGTGGCTCAGGAAGTTGGGTATTAGGCCTCTTCTGGCCTCGCGGAGCTTGGTGTCTGATTttttgctgctttgcagctcgttgaGCATCTTTTTCGCGAGTAGGGCGAGACCTGCCAACGTCTACCACCTCCTTACCCTTCTACTCCCTGCGCCTTTTTAACTCGGTAGCATCAGGACGGGCTGGCTGAGGAGGCTGATGAGAAGGCTAGTAAGGAGCAGGAGGAGGAGACCTAGTGGGAAGAGATGGAGTCTGGGATTGTGTTGATTTTGCCGATGCACTCTTCCTAGGCTGACCTTCCATCAATTCCATCAAACTTCTTTGGGGTTTCctttgtatccccatctcgtcaggaTCTTCTTCGGAGAGTATGGAttgatcaaaaatcccaaagtCGTCCGAGGAGTCAAAAAGTTctacaacttcttcttcttcttcctctatcTCTTCTACTTCCTCTTCTCTAAGGGTAAGTTGGGACGAAGAGGCTCCTACCGAGACGTTGGCCATGAAAAGGGGCTCGGTACGGGTTGTATCTTAGGAAAGTGGAACACCCTCTGGAACAATGAACCCCTTaaaggcaacactgatacggtgaaGTCAAGGATCGCGGGCTCTGATCACGCACTTAGGTGCCTAGAAAGCAAATGATAGTGGGGTATTGCCGAGgattaaatgtgctgcccggAGTTGGCCGTCGGTTTCATTCATGTATATCTTGGCTTTCAATACCTTATCCAAGCTCCCCTGATTGACTAACCTAAAGTTGGGCTTTTTGTAACGTCTATCTGTAAGACCATTGAATTGGAGTGAAGCGTTGTTAGAGATAGGAATACCAAggctcaaaataaaaaaataaataaatatatatgtacgTGTAAACCAAACGTTATGAATCTATGACTAAACTCCCACCTGGTACTCCTTCCACCGTGGGGCATGGCAGActatcgtgccattccccagagaagataaggaaatcctcaTTTAGGTTCTTGTTCAAAGTGGGAAGGCACTGAATCAACCTCACCTCAAGGTATCTCGACTTAAGATAATACCTCTGCCCAGTCAAGTGGTGGAgattgtacacccaattcacgtcatggtgggtcagttTTAGGTCCATCCTCTCTTTCAAAGCATCTAT contains:
- the LOC115950468 gene encoding uncharacterized protein LOC115950468, with translation MRGDASSRLPLGTNNVIFAALGRTGSCPSRVLSVYRPPVEDHGQVSKRGRVDIPLILGFSDEDKIGTIQPHDDALVVTLRIGGYDVKKVMVDQGSAMDIMYSDLHKGLGLKPEDLTAYSSPLVSFEGRMVALTGLIRLLVQAGMDVVEVDFIVVDVFSPYTAIIGRPWLHTLGAVSSTLHQKVKYPSEGEVPI